The Gemmatimonadales bacterium sequence AACGGCTGCCCGCGCGACACCGATGCCGACGGCGTGGCCGACAACCTCGACCGCTGCCCCAACACGACGGCCAACACCCGCGTGGATGCCAACGGCTGCCCGGTGATTCCCGATACGGACAACGACGGGGTCCCGGATAACCGTGACCGCTGCGCCAACTCGCCCGTGGGCCGGCCGGTGGATTCCGTCGGCTGCTCGTTGATCCAGCTGCCCGCAAGTGAGGCCGATCAGATGGTCCTGCGCGTGCAGTTCCGTACCAACACCTCCACGCTGCTGCCGCAATCCCTGCCGCTCCTCGACAGCGTCGCGGTCGCCATCGTCGCGACCGGGGGCTCGCGGTGGGAGGTGCAAGGCCACACCGACAGCCGCGGTTCGGCCGAGCTCAACCGGCGCCTCGGGCAGGCCCGCGCGCAGACGGTGGCGGACTACCTCATCAGCAAGGGTGTGCCGGGCGGCAGCATGACCGCCACCGGCTTCGGTCCGGATCGCCCGGTGCAGACCAACGAAACGCTCGCAGGCCGCGCGGCGAACCGGCGCGTACAGCTCAGGCGCATTCCCCCGCCCCCAACCGGCCCGCCGGTGCCGTAGCGCGATCCCCAGAGGTTAGCGCGCTGACCGCGGGAGTCGGAGAAGTTCTGGCTCCCGCGCTCGCGCCGGGGCCAGCTCCGGCCCCGCCGCCCCCGCCTCCCACGGGGGTGACCCCCAAAGCGACGGAGGCCACGTCATGGAAAAGCCGCAGATGTTCGGCACCCGGATCTTCGTTCCGCTGGAGTTGCGGGAGCAGATGGTGGAGCTGCTGAACCAGCAGCTCGCCGACACGTTCGATCTGTACAGCCAGGTCAAGCAGGCGCACTGGAACGTCAAGGGCCCGCAGTTCTACCCGCTTCACTTGCTGTTCGACGATCTCGCGGAAAAGCTCGTGGAGTACGTCGACACGATCGCCGAGCGGGTGACGGCCATCGGAGGCACCGCGAGGGGCACCGTGCGGATGGCGGCCGGCGCGTCACGTCTGCCCGAGCTGCCGACCGGGACCCTCAACGGCATGTCGTGCGTCGAGGCGCTCGCCGTTCGCTATGCCACGGCGACCACGACGACCCGCGCGGCCATTGAAACCGCCGCGACGAGCGGGGCTGCCGACACGGCCGACCTGCTCACGGAGATGTCGAGGGGGCTGGACAAGGCGCTCTGGTTCCTGGAGTGGACCCACCTCCAGGCCTAGCCGGCGTCTCCTGGTGGGAAGGCCCGCGAAGCGGAGAACCCGCGGCGGCGTTGACACCCAGGGAGGCCGCGCCTACCTTTTGCCCGGACAAGCAAGCAGGAGCCTGGCGGCTCCTCACCCTCCGGCCCCCGCACTGTGGGTGGCGGATCCGGGTCCCGGCAATGAGGACGCTCCCGCGTGGCGCGGGCGCGGTCATTTCACGGACTCCGGAGGCGTCGGAGTCCGCTTTGTTTTGGTGTCCCTAGCTGGAGGCGAGCCCCATTCTAGAAAGACCGCAGCTCGATCAAAAAAACCGTTTGCGCGTCAACCGCATGATCCGCATCAGCCCGGTCCGGGTAATCGCTCCGGACGGGGCGCAGCTCGGGATCATCACGGTGGACGAAGCCATCGCGGCGGCCGAAGCGCGAGGGCTCGACCTGGTTGAAGTGGCGCCCACGGCGCGCCCCCCGGTCTGCCGCATCATGGACTTCGGGAAGTTCAAGTTCGAGCAGGCGAAGGCCGATCGGGCCGCGAAGAAGAAACAGCACGCGATCCAGCTCAAGGAGATCAAGTTCCGGCCGGGCATAGACGAGCACGACTTCGAGTTCAAGTGCCGTCACGCGAAGGAGTTCCTGGCCGAGGGCAACAAGGTGAAGGTCACGATGATGTTCCGGGGCCGCCAGATGGCGCACCCCGAGCTGGGGCGGAAGGTGCTCGACCGGGTCGCCGAATTCCTGGGCGACATCGGCAAGGTCGAGCAGGACGCCAAGCTCGAGGGCCGGAACATGACGATGCTGTTGACGCCGAGATAGGGAGCGACGGGTGAAGAAGAAGACGAAAAAGGCCGCGGCGAAGCGTTTCAAGCTGACCGGAAGAGGGAAGGTCCGGCGCCGCCATGCCTTCAAGAGCCACATCCTGACCAAGAAGACGGCCAAACGGAAGCGCCATCTCAGGAAGGCGACCGTGGCCTCGCACGCAGACGAGCGGCGGCTGAAGCAGCTGCTGTCGACCTAGGAGACGACCATGCCACGCGTCAAGAGCAACGTGGTGCGCCTCAAGCGCAAGAACAAGATCATGAAGGAGGCCCGCGGCGCCCGCGGCGGGCGCTCCAAGCTGTGGAAGGCCGCCAAGGAAACCGTCGAGCGCGGATGGGCCTACGCCTACCGGGACCGGCGCCAGAAGAAGCGGCAGTTCCGGCGGCTTTGGATCACGCGGATCAACGCCGCGGCCCGGCAGAACGACCTCTCGTACAACCAGCTGATGAACGGCCTCAAGAAGGCCGGCGTCGAGATCAACCGGAAGGTGATGGCGGACCTGGCCGTTCGCGACGCGGATGCGTTCACCAAGCTCGCGGAGCTGGCGAAGAGCCAGAACTGACAGGTGAGCGGCGCGTCGGCTGACCCGGTCGCCGCGCTCGCCGCACTCAGGGCGGAGGCGGAGTCGAGCATTCGGTCCGCCCCGGGGCGCGAGGCGCTGCGGCAGCTCAAGACGGAGTTCTTGGGCCGCAAGGCGGGACGTGTGACCGCCATCCTCAAAACGCTGCCTTCGCTGGATCCCGACACGCGCCGCATAGTCGGCCAGGCGGCGAACGAAGCCAAGACAGCGCTCGAGCAGCTGCTGGAGCAGGCGGAAGCGGCTCTCGCGTCCCGCGAGGGCGGGGCCGCCGGCCTCGACCTTACCATGCCCGCCCGCGCCCAATGGCGCGGCGCCATCCATCCCGTCACCCTCGTCATAGACGAGATCTGCGCCATCTTCGCCGAGCTCGGCTTCGCCCGCTACGTGGGGCCCGAAGCGGAGACCGAGCGCAACAACTTCACCGCGCTCAATTTCCCGCCCGACCATCCGGCGCTCGACCTGCACGACACGTTCTATCTGGGCGAGGGACGGCTGCTGCGCACCCACACCTCGCCGCTCCAGATCCGCGTCATGGAGAGCTACCAGCCGCCCATCCGGGTGACGATGCCGGGGATGTGCTACCGCAAGGACCCCTACGACGCGTCACACGCGCCCGCCTTCTCGCAGGTGGAGGCGCTCGCGGTGGACGAAGGCATCACCTTCGTCGACCTCAAGGCGTCGCTCTCGTACTTCGCCAGGCGCTTCTTCGGCCCCCAGACGCGGGTGCGCTTCCGGCCGTCGTTCTTCCCCTTCACCGAGCCCTCGGCGGACATGGAAGTCGAATGCCTGATCTGCCACGGCTCCGGCTGCCCGGCCTGCAAGAACACCGGGTGGATGGAGATCCTCGGCTCGGGCATGGTCGATCCGAACGTATTCGTCAACGTCGGCTTGGATCCGGAGCGGTACACGGGGTGGGCGTTCGGCATGGGTCCGCACCGGATGGCGCTGCTCCGCTACGGCATCCCGGACATCCGGATGCTGTTCGACGCCGACGTGCGTCTGCACGACCAGTTCGTGGACCCGGTATGAACGTCTCGCTGCGCTGGCTCGAGGAGTTGCTGGGCACGAGCCTCGACCCGGTCGAGACCCGCGACCGGCTCCTCATGCTCGGCGCGGGCGTCGAGGCGATGGAGCCGTTGCACCACGACCTGGCCGAGGTCGTGATCGGCGAGGTGCTGGAGGTGCGCAAGCACCCCAACGCCGACCGCCTCACGCTCTGCGAGGTGAACGCCGGCGCCGAGGTGAAGCACGTCGTGTGCGGTGCGACTAACGTGACCGCGGGAAAGAAATACCCGTTCGCGGCGGTAGGCACGACGCTCCCCGGAGGCCTGCCGCTGGAGCGGCGCAAGATCCGTGGAGAGGTCTCCGAGGGGATGCTGTGCTCGGCGAAAGAGCTGGGGCTGGGGGAGGACGGCGACGGCATCCTCGAGCTGGACACGGCCGCGACGCCGGGCACGCGACTCCTCGACGCGCTCCCGCTCGCGGACACGCGGTTCGTGCTGGAGATCACGCCGAACCGCCCCGACCAGCTGTCTCACGAGGGCATCGCGAGGGACCTGGGCGCGGTCCTGAAGCGGCCGGTGAAGCTTGCACCGGTCACCGGGGCGCCGTCAGTGCCGCGCGCGGCCCGCGTCACCGGCGCCGGGGAGACCGCGGGCGTCCGTATCGTCATCGAGGACGCCGGCGGCTGCCCGCGGTACACGGCGGCGGTGATCCGCGGCGTGAAGGTCGGACCCTCGCCCGCGTGGCTCCAGGACCGCCTGCGCGCCATCGGCGCGCGGCCCATCAACAACGTCGTGGACGCCACCAACCTGCTGCTGTTCGAGAACGGCCAGCCGCTCCACGCCTTCGACCTCACCAAGGTGCGCGGGCCGGCGATCGTCGTGCGCCGCGCCAGGCCGGGCGAGACGATCGTCACGCTGGACGGGCAGACCCGCGCGCTCACGCCCGAGATGACCGTCATCGCCGACGCCCAGCGCGCCACCGCCATCGCCGGCGTGATGGGCGGCGCGGAGAGTGAGGTCGCGGCGGAAACGACGGACCTCCTGCTCGAGTGCGCCTACTTCGATCCCACCCGCACCCGCCTCACCCGGCGCGCCCTGGGCCTCAACACCGAGGCGAGCTACCGGTTCGAGCGGGGCGTGGACCATGATGCCACGCCGCAGAGGCTCGGCCGCGCCGTGGAGCTGATAGTCGCCGTCGCGGGCGGCCGGGTGGACGGAACGCCGGTGGACCTGTATCCCGCGACCATCGCGCCCACCACGGTGTTCGTGCGGGACGCGCGGATAGCGCACGTCCTCGGGGTGGAGATCGCGAGGGCGGAGGTGGAGCGGGTGCTCACGGCGCTCGGGTGCGTCGTCGGTCCGAAGGACGACCGCCTCGCGGTGCAGGTGCCCGCATGCCGGCCCGACCTCACCCGCGAGATAGACATCATCGAGGAGGTCGCACGCGTTGTCGGCTACGACCGGTTCCCGGACGATCTCCGGCCGTTCCGCCCGGGCACGGTCCCCGACGCGCCTGCCGAGCGGCTCGCCGACCGGCTCCGCCGGGTACTGGTGGGCCTCGGGCTTCACGAGGCGCTCACCTCATCGCTGGGCCCCAAGCTAGACGATACGCAGCCGGAGGTCGTGAACCCGCTGAGCCAGGACGAGGCGTATCTACGCTCGGCGCTGCTGCCGGGGCTGGTTCGTCGGGTCGAGTACAACTGGCGGCAGATGCAGCGCAACGTGCGGCTG is a genomic window containing:
- a CDS encoding OmpA family protein: NGCPRDTDADGVADNLDRCPNTTANTRVDANGCPVIPDTDNDGVPDNRDRCANSPVGRPVDSVGCSLIQLPASEADQMVLRVQFRTNTSTLLPQSLPLLDSVAVAIVATGGSRWEVQGHTDSRGSAELNRRLGQARAQTVADYLISKGVPGGSMTATGFGPDRPVQTNETLAGRAANRRVQLRRIPPPPTGPPVP
- the dps gene encoding DNA starvation/stationary phase protection protein Dps; protein product: MEKPQMFGTRIFVPLELREQMVELLNQQLADTFDLYSQVKQAHWNVKGPQFYPLHLLFDDLAEKLVEYVDTIAERVTAIGGTARGTVRMAAGASRLPELPTGTLNGMSCVEALAVRYATATTTTRAAIETAATSGAADTADLLTEMSRGLDKALWFLEWTHLQA
- the infC gene encoding translation initiation factor IF-3, giving the protein MRVNRMIRISPVRVIAPDGAQLGIITVDEAIAAAEARGLDLVEVAPTARPPVCRIMDFGKFKFEQAKADRAAKKKQHAIQLKEIKFRPGIDEHDFEFKCRHAKEFLAEGNKVKVTMMFRGRQMAHPELGRKVLDRVAEFLGDIGKVEQDAKLEGRNMTMLLTPR
- the rpmI gene encoding 50S ribosomal protein L35, which codes for MKKKTKKAAAKRFKLTGRGKVRRRHAFKSHILTKKTAKRKRHLRKATVASHADERRLKQLLST
- the rplT gene encoding 50S ribosomal protein L20 — its product is MPRVKSNVVRLKRKNKIMKEARGARGGRSKLWKAAKETVERGWAYAYRDRRQKKRQFRRLWITRINAAARQNDLSYNQLMNGLKKAGVEINRKVMADLAVRDADAFTKLAELAKSQN
- a CDS encoding phenylalanine--tRNA ligase subunit alpha — translated: MSGASADPVAALAALRAEAESSIRSAPGREALRQLKTEFLGRKAGRVTAILKTLPSLDPDTRRIVGQAANEAKTALEQLLEQAEAALASREGGAAGLDLTMPARAQWRGAIHPVTLVIDEICAIFAELGFARYVGPEAETERNNFTALNFPPDHPALDLHDTFYLGEGRLLRTHTSPLQIRVMESYQPPIRVTMPGMCYRKDPYDASHAPAFSQVEALAVDEGITFVDLKASLSYFARRFFGPQTRVRFRPSFFPFTEPSADMEVECLICHGSGCPACKNTGWMEILGSGMVDPNVFVNVGLDPERYTGWAFGMGPHRMALLRYGIPDIRMLFDADVRLHDQFVDPV
- the pheT gene encoding phenylalanine--tRNA ligase subunit beta → MNVSLRWLEELLGTSLDPVETRDRLLMLGAGVEAMEPLHHDLAEVVIGEVLEVRKHPNADRLTLCEVNAGAEVKHVVCGATNVTAGKKYPFAAVGTTLPGGLPLERRKIRGEVSEGMLCSAKELGLGEDGDGILELDTAATPGTRLLDALPLADTRFVLEITPNRPDQLSHEGIARDLGAVLKRPVKLAPVTGAPSVPRAARVTGAGETAGVRIVIEDAGGCPRYTAAVIRGVKVGPSPAWLQDRLRAIGARPINNVVDATNLLLFENGQPLHAFDLTKVRGPAIVVRRARPGETIVTLDGQTRALTPEMTVIADAQRATAIAGVMGGAESEVAAETTDLLLECAYFDPTRTRLTRRALGLNTEASYRFERGVDHDATPQRLGRAVELIVAVAGGRVDGTPVDLYPATIAPTTVFVRDARIAHVLGVEIARAEVERVLTALGCVVGPKDDRLAVQVPACRPDLTREIDIIEEVARVVGYDRFPDDLRPFRPGTVPDAPAERLADRLRRVLVGLGLHEALTSSLGPKLDDTQPEVVNPLSQDEAYLRSALLPGLVRRVEYNWRQMQRNVRLLETGHVFANREGELPDEQIRVAAVVTGARRPPHWGEPEPPDFDLFDVKALLEATARVAHPGATVAAEGGELVVREAGGAVVGGARELEADRPAWAARVYGFELAVEVAEAARLRAAPLPRSPAVERDVALVLPETMAAADVEATLRAGAGKLLERLWPFDEYRGAPLAAGTRGVAWRLVFREEGGTLREAEVDESLTRALKQVEQRHGVRRREA